The following proteins come from a genomic window of Gossypium raimondii isolate GPD5lz chromosome 5, ASM2569854v1, whole genome shotgun sequence:
- the LOC105768402 gene encoding putative receptor-like protein kinase At3g47110: MEIFSLKNQWINLLCIIIFTLLSISSKPATLALRSNENDMLALLSLKDQLVGDSHGVLTSWNASFHCCQWQGVQCGRRHQRVVSLNMSGLSLAGFISPVIGNLTFLREVDFSHNKLQGSIPREVGHLKRLVYLSLKFNHLNGEIPEELSNCSNLQEIAFTANNITGEIPVSLGDMKNLINLHLAYNLLIGGIPASLGNISTLKVLSLEQNKLKGTIPSSLGKLSNLEHMYIGTNKLSRSVPPVHNFSSLLVLDAAVNQLSGNFPPEIGCTFPNLEAIFIGLNQLTGEIPRSISNISSLELFDIALNGFTGSVPKNMGNLRNLLVLTISGNYLGSGKPGDLSFLSSLSNCSRLQSLGINYNHLYGVIPDSIANFSIWLEELFMGDNQIIGRIPQGIGNLINLDLMEMKGTFIAGEIPISIGNLQNLEGLYLGFNHLSGKIPSSIGNLSRLSDLNLSNNKFAGAIPLSLKQCTNLQKLDLSTNNLNGSIPYQLFGAFERLIYLNLSYNSFTGSLPSDMRNMKNLVEFYVHNNNFHGEIPMTLGESLELTTLFMRKNSFHVPSLNLLPPLRSLENLDLSNNNLSGTIPPELQKLPFLVRLNLSFNQLEGEVPKKGVFKNATGFSFFGNKNLCGGIPKIQLPKCFSEKPKEKGKVLSTKTIIAIIISILLGSILVVLLVYHSLRHKARRGTFMPSSLFDNSCLRLSYKELLECTHGFASSNLIGTGSFGSVYKGVLYQHEKPLAVKVLNLRNHGAARSFIAECKALRKIRHRNLLKIITSCSSIDYQGNEFKALVFEFMPNGSLESRLHEQNDQSRYLNFAQRLDIAIDMANAIDYL, from the coding sequence ATGGAGATATTTAGCTTGAAAAACCAATGGATAAATCTTCTTTGCATTATTATATTTACCCTGCTGTCAATATCCTCCAAGCCTGCTACATTGGCATTGAGGAGCAACGAAAACGACATGCTAGCTTTGCTTTCTTTGAAGGATCAGCTTGTTGGGGATTCTCATGGAGTTTTAACTTCATGGAATGCTTCCTTCCATTGCTGTCAATGGCAAGGTGTTCAATGTGGTCGTCGGCACCAAAGGGTAGTTTCATTGAACATGAGTGGCTTGTCATTAGCCGGCTTTATATCTCCGGTTATTGGAAACTTAACCTTCCTTCGAGAAGTTGACTTCTCTCATAACAAATTGCAAGGAAGCATCCCAAGGGAAGTTGGCCACTTGAAACGACTCGTTTATTTAAGTCTGAAATTCAATCATCTCAATGGTGAAATCCCTGAAGAGCTCAGCAATTGTTCTAATCTCCAAGAGATTGCCTTCACTGCCAATAACATTACTGGAGAAATCCCAGTGTCCTTGGGTGATATGAAGAATCTCATCAATCTTCATCTTGCTTACAATCTTTTAATTGGAGGTATTCCAGCTTCCCTAGGAAACATTTCCACCTTGAAAGTCCTATCACTTGAACAAAATAAGTTGAAGGGAACTATACCCAGTTCTCTAGGCAAATTATCCAACTTGGAACACATGTATATTGGTACAAATAAGCTGTCCAGATCAGTTCCTCCAGTGCACAACTTTTCATCTTTGCTAGTTCTTGATGCAGCTGTAAACCAATTATCTGGGAATTTTCCGCCAGAAATAGGCTGTACTTTTCCAAATCTGGAAGCGATTTTTATTGGCCTTAATCAGCTTACTGGAGAAATTCCAAGGTCAATTTCCAACATATCTAGCCTGGAACTATTTGACATCGCCTTAAATGGTTTCACTGGATCAGTTCCTAAGAATATGGGAAACCTGAGGAATCTTCTAGTGTTAACCATTTCAGGCAATTACCTTGGAAGTGGGAAACCAGGAGACTTGAGCTTTCTCTCATCTTTAAGCAACTGCAGCCGATTGCAATCTTTGGGTATAAATTACAATCACCTTTATGGGGTGATTCCAGATTCCATAGCCAATTTTTCAATCTGGCTTGAAGAGCTTTTTATGGGAGACAATCAGATCATCGGACGTATTCCTCAAGGAATTGGCAATCTCATTAACCTGGATTTAATGGAAATGAAGGGAACTTTCATTGCTGGTGAAATTCCCATTTCcattggaaatcttcaaaatctTGAAGGATTGTACCTCGGTTTTAATCATTTGTCAGGTAAAATCCCATCCTCCATTGGTAATCTCTCTCGACTGTCCGATCTAAACTTATCCAATAACAAATTCGCTGGAGCAATTCCTTTATCACTCAAGCAATGCACAAATTTGCAAAAACTAGATCTTTCCACTAACAACCTTAATGGTAGTATCCCATATCAGTTATTTGGTGCTTTTGAAAGACTGATTTATCTTAATTTGTCTTACAACTCTTTCACTGGTTCCCTTCCATCAGATATGAGAAACATGAAGAATCTTGTCGAGTTTTACGTTCATAATAACAATTTCCATGGCGAAATTCCCATGACACTTGGGGAGAGTTTAGAACTTACAACTCTCTTCATGCGAAAAAACTCATTCCATGTACCATCCCTCAATCTTTTGCCTCCTTTGAGATCTCTTGAGAACTTAGATCTTTCAAATAACAATTTGTCTGGCACCATACCACCTGAACTTCAAAAACTTCCTTTTCTAGTGAGATTAAACCTTTCTTTTAATCAACTAGAGGGTGAAGTGCCAAAAAAAGGAGTTTTCAAAAATGCCACTGGATTTTCTTTCTTCGGAAATAAAAACCTTTGTGGGGGAATTCCAAAAATACAGCTTCCCAAGTGCTTCAGTGAGAAAccaaaggaaaagggaaaggtTTTATCAACCAAAACCATTATTGCTATTATCATCAGCATTCTTCTTGGCTCTATTTTGGTTGTTCTTCTTGTTTATCATTCTTTGAGACACAAGGCAAGAAGGGGAACATTTATGCCATCATCTTTGTTCGACAATAGCTGCTTGCGTTTATCCTACAAAGAGCTTCTTGAATGCACCCATGGTTTTGCTTCCTCCAACTTGATTGGAACTGGAAGTTTTGGCTCTGTATATAAAGGAGTCCTTTATCAACATGAAAAGCCTCTTGCTGTCAAGGTACTTAACCTTCGAAACCATGGGGCTGCAAGAAGTTTCATTGCAGAATGCAAGGCTTTAAGGAAAATTAGACATCGgaatcttctcaaaattataacTTCTTGCTCAAGCATTGACTATCAAGGCAATGAATTCAAGGCTTTAGTTTTTGAATTCATGCCTAATGGGAGTTTAGAAAGCAGGTTACACGAGCAAAATGATCAGTCAAGGTATTTGAACTTTGCTCAAAGGTTAGACATTGCTATTGACATGGCCAATGCTATAGATTATCTTTAA